From a single Rodentibacter sp. JRC1 genomic region:
- the lipB gene encoding lipoyl(octanoyl) transferase LipB: protein MTALPLIVRRLGLQDYQEIWHKMQEFTDNRTVETTDEIWLVEHYPVFTQGQAGKPEHLLQSSEIPVVQSDRGGQITYHGPGQQVMYVLIDIRRHKDLNVRQLVTALEQSVVKTLADYGIEGYPKPDAPGVYIDGRKICSLGLRIRKGCSFHGLAFNINMDLNPFHFINPCGYSGLEMCQLADFIDKNEAVLDKVSPKLIKHFAELLGYNVTNS from the coding sequence ATGACTGCATTACCTCTTATTGTTCGCCGATTAGGGTTGCAAGATTATCAAGAAATTTGGCATAAAATGCAGGAATTTACCGATAATCGCACCGTCGAAACCACAGATGAAATTTGGTTGGTGGAACATTATCCCGTATTTACGCAAGGGCAAGCCGGTAAACCGGAACATTTGTTGCAAAGCAGCGAGATTCCGGTGGTGCAATCGGATCGGGGAGGACAGATAACCTACCATGGCCCCGGTCAGCAAGTGATGTATGTACTGATTGATATTCGTCGCCATAAAGATCTCAATGTTCGTCAATTAGTGACCGCACTTGAACAGTCGGTGGTGAAAACCTTGGCTGATTATGGTATTGAGGGGTACCCTAAACCTGATGCTCCGGGGGTATATATTGACGGCAGGAAAATCTGCTCTTTGGGATTGCGTATCCGTAAAGGCTGTTCTTTCCACGGATTAGCATTCAACATCAATATGGATCTTAATCCGTTTCATTTTATTAATCCCTGTGGTTATTCCGGTTTAGAAATGTGTCAATTGGCAGATTTTATTGATAAAAATGAGGCGGTTTTGGACAAGGTTTCACCAAAATTAATTAAACACTTTGCCGAACTTTTGGGCTATAATGTCACAAATTCTTAA
- the lipA gene encoding lipoyl synthase has protein sequence MSTPFKMERGVKYRDAAKTSIIPVKNIDPNQELLKKPEWMKIKLPASSLKIERIKNGMRRHGLHSVCEEASCPNLHECFNHGTATFMILGAICTRRCPFCDVAHGKPLPPDPEEPRKLAETIQDMKLKYVVITSVDRDDLPDRGAGHFAECVKEVRALNPGIKIEILVPDFRGRISQALEKLKDNPPDVFNHNLENVPRLYKEIRPGADYEWSLKLLREFKEMFPSIPTKSGLMVGLGETNEEILQVMQDLRDNGVTMLTLGQYLQPSRHHLPVARYVPPAEFDEFREKANVMGFEHAACGPFVRSSYHADLQASGGLVK, from the coding sequence ATGTCAACGCCATTCAAAATGGAGCGCGGCGTCAAGTATCGTGATGCGGCAAAAACCTCAATTATTCCGGTAAAAAATATTGATCCGAACCAAGAATTATTAAAAAAACCGGAATGGATGAAAATCAAACTACCGGCAAGTTCACTCAAAATCGAACGGATCAAAAATGGTATGCGCCGCCACGGGTTGCATTCTGTGTGTGAAGAAGCCTCCTGTCCGAATTTACACGAGTGCTTTAACCACGGTACGGCAACCTTTATGATTTTGGGGGCAATCTGTACACGCCGTTGTCCGTTTTGTGATGTCGCTCACGGCAAACCTTTACCGCCTGATCCGGAAGAACCGCGCAAACTTGCCGAAACCATTCAGGATATGAAGTTAAAATATGTGGTGATTACCTCTGTGGATCGTGATGATTTGCCTGATCGTGGCGCGGGGCATTTTGCGGAATGTGTGAAAGAAGTGCGAGCCTTAAACCCGGGAATCAAAATTGAGATTTTGGTACCGGATTTCCGAGGACGCATTTCTCAAGCATTAGAAAAATTAAAAGATAACCCACCGGATGTGTTTAACCACAATCTTGAAAACGTGCCGCGTTTATATAAAGAAATTCGACCGGGTGCGGATTATGAATGGTCGTTGAAATTACTTCGTGAATTTAAAGAAATGTTTCCAAGTATCCCAACAAAATCAGGGTTGATGGTGGGATTAGGGGAAACGAATGAAGAAATTTTACAAGTTATGCAAGATCTACGTGACAATGGAGTGACGATGCTGACGCTCGGTCAATATTTACAGCCAAGCCGTCATCATCTACCTGTTGCTCGTTATGTACCGCCGGCGGAATTTGATGAGTTCCGTGAAAAAGCAAATGTGATGGGATTTGAACACGCAGCTTGCGGACCATTTGTTCGTTCTTCTTACCACGCTGATTTGCAGGCAAGTGGTGGGCTCGTTAAATAA